Proteins from one Nomia melanderi isolate GNS246 chromosome 3, iyNomMela1, whole genome shotgun sequence genomic window:
- the LOC116429345 gene encoding lipase 3 yields MNAVANQDEIHMTTSELIEAHGYTAEIHHIWTEDGYCLDVHRVLPPKSREISCYDISENDADDLNYKKPPEVRVPILIHHGLLSSSADWVLLGPKKALAYILSDNGYDVWLGNARGNAYSKKHKKYTTKDKEFWDFSWHEVGYYDLPATIDYILEHTGHTKLYYIGYSQGTTAFYVMASEKSEYNRKIKGMISLAPIAFLSNQRSPLLKLVVHFYGIMEWGSSYCNVHQWFPRNRLQARTLGTIIRNAPGSLTKGFCVCWFYLIAGFGSNQLDKSMLPLILGHFPAGASAKQIIHYSQSILSGSFRKFDYGATENLKLYGSTQPPKYDLEKIKVPIVIFYSENDFLTDPVDVKKLVDRLSNVLETRKIEYSKFNHIDYLWGRDAKTLVYNAVLKTLKRFR; encoded by the exons ATGAACGCTGTAGCCAATCAGGATGAGATTCACATGACGACA TCTGAACTTATCGAAGCCCATGGTTATACGGCAGAGATACATCATATTTGGACAGAAGATGGATATTGTTTAGACGTGCATCGAGTGCTTCCTCCAAAGTCGAGGGAAATTTCGTGTTACGATATTAGCGAGAACGATGCGGATGACTTAAATTATAAGAAACCACCAGAG GTTCGAGTACCGATCCTTATTCATCATGGACTTTTATCGAGTTCAGCCGACTGGGTACTATTGGGTCCGAAAAAGGCTTTGGCATATATTTTATCCGATAACGGATACGACGTTTGGTTGGGAAATGCAAGAGGTAATGCGTATTCCAAGAAGCATAAGAAATATACAACCAAAGACAAAGAATTTTGGGATTTCAG CTGGCACGAAGTTGGTTATTATGACTTACCAGCAACTATAGATTACATTTTAGAACATACAGGACATACCAAGCTTTATTATATAGGCTACAGTCAAGGTACAACTGCATTTTATGTAATGGCCAGTGAAAAATCTGAATACAATCGTAAAATTAAAGGGATGATTAGTCTTGCACCGATAGCATTTCTGTCGAATCAGAGGAGTCCTTTGCTTAAATTAGTTGTTCACTTTTATGGCATAATGGAG TGGGGATCTTCTTATTGCAATGTACATCAGTGGTTCCCCCGCAATAGGTTGCAGGCACGTACCTTGGGTACAATAATTCGAAATGCACCAGGTAGCCTTACTAAAGGTTTCTGCGTATGTTGGTTTTACTTGATTGCTGGATTTGGCAGTAATCAACTAGACAAGTCTATGCTGCCATTAATCTTAGGACACTTCCCAGCAGGTGCTTCTGCTAAGCAGATTATTCATTACAGTCAAAGTATATTATCag gaTCATTTCGTAAATTTGATTATGGGGCAACCGAGAATCTAAAACTGTACGGATCAACACAACCGCCGAAATATGATCTGGAAAAGATAAAAGTgccaattgtaatattttacagtGAAAATGATTTTCTAACTGATCCTGTGGATGTAAAAAAGCTTGTCGATAGACTGTCGAATGTTCTGGAAAcgcgaaaaatcgaatattcaaaattta
- the LOC116429342 gene encoding myotubularin-related protein 9 isoform X2 — MELSDLILIPKLNNVVLIDKTDGNNKSIDGTLCISSHHLLWSSRQDSRQELWLLYRNIDLIEKKFNTQSPGGSIILKCKDFRILQLDINSVDDLTNAALSIEKLTSQEQTLQYPFFNRPQTISNITLQIEDGWSAFAPVSEWSKLLTAHADEWRISYLNKEYKICNSYPSAVIVPRHIEDKVIISSANFRDGGRFPVLCYRHDGGSVLLRSSQPMCGTTGKRCKEDERLLNAVLGPGRRGYIVDTRSVSQAQSCRIKGGGTEMDAAYPQWRKVHKAIPRPNDLADSFFKLIEACNDVTCSTSQWLSRLDNSGWLSAVQSALNAACVTAQCLHQEIAAVLVHDCLYQLHYQFQFSFEYTVELLSELYNHAYCSNFGTFLGNSEAERVGLRLSERTCSLWSYINQPEELEKWLNPLYEPNSGVIWPSVAPISIQLWKELYLSCTSVAPWKGLLPCIKQVKHNHMAVKKVAGQLRVQIKRAIEEIHLDTDTSREIETQDEHACIEQLTLESQST, encoded by the exons ATGGAACTTAGCGACTTAATATTGATTCCAAAACTTAATAATGTTGTACTAATAGATAAAACCGATGGAAATAATAAATCCATAGATGGAACATTGTGCATTAGTAGCCATCATCTTCTTTGGTCGTCGCGACAAGACTCGCGGCAAGAACTCTGG CTTTTGTATCGAAACATTGATCTTAtagagaaaaaattcaatactcaAAGCCCGGGTGGTAGTATTATATTAAAGTGCAAAGATTTCCGGATTCTCCAATTAGATATCAATTCGGTGGATGACTTGACGAATGCTGCTctatctatagaaaaattaacgtCGCAAG AGCAAACTCTACAATATCCTTTCTTCAACAGACCGCAAACGATCAGTAATATTACTCTACAAATAGAGGATGGATGGAGCGCATTTGCTCCTGTTTCCGAGTGGTCTAAATTGTTGACCGCTCATGCGGACGAATGGCGtattagttatttaaataaagaatataaaatttgcaaTTCTTATCCTTCCGCTGTTATAGTACCTCGTCACATAGAAGATAAAGTTATAATATCTTCTGCTAATTTTAGAGATGGCGGAAGATTTCCTGTTCTATGTTATAGGCACGACGGCGGG AGTGTTTTATTAAGAAGTAGTCAACCGATGTGCGGTACTACAGGCAAAAGATGCAAAGAGGATGAAAGATTATTAAATGCAGTGTTAGGTCCAGGCAGACGTGG TTACATAGTAGATACAAGATCCGTTAGCCAAGCTCAAAGTTGTAGAATCAAAGGTGGTGGCACAGAAATGGATGCTGCTTATCCGCAATGGCGAAAAGTGCATAAAGCAATTCCACGTCCAAACGATTTAGCGGATagttttttcaaattgataGAAGCTTGTAACGACGTGACATGTTCTACTTCCCAATGGCTCTCAAGACTCGATAATAGTGGATGGCTGTCTGCCGTGCAGAGCGCTTTAAATGCTGCTTGTGTAACTGCTCAGTGTCTTCATCAAGAAATTGCAGCTGTATTGGTTCACG atTGCCTTTATCAACTACATTATCAATTCCAATTTAGCTTCGAGTATACGGTAGAATTATTAAGTGAATTGTATAATCACGCATATTGCTCTAACTTTGGAACATTCCTAG GTAATTCAGAAGCAGAAAGAGTTGGTCTTCGATTATCAGAACGAACATGTAGTTTGTGGTCGTATATAAATCAACCGGAAGAATTAGAGAAATGGTTAAATCCTTTATACGAGCCAAATTCAGGAGTTATCTGGCCCAGTGTTGCACCAATTAGTATTCAATTATGGAAAGAACTTTATCTTTCTTGTACAAGTGTTGCTCCGTGGAAAGGTTTACTACCTTgcataaaacaagtaaaacatAATCACATGGCAGTAAAAAAAGTTGCTGGTCAACTACGAGTTCAGATCAAACGAGCAATAGAAGAAATACATTTAGATACTGATACATCTCGTGAAATAGAAACTCAAGATGAACACGCTTGTATAGAACAGTTAACTTTAGAATCTCAAAGTACCTGA
- the LOC116429342 gene encoding myotubularin-related protein 9 isoform X1, which translates to MELSDLILIPKLNNVVLIDKTDGNNKSIDGTLCISSHHLLWSSRQDSRQELWLLYRNIDLIEKKFNTQSPGGSIILKCKDFRILQLDINSVDDLTNAALSIEKLTSQEQTLQYPFFNRPQTISNITLQIEDGWSAFAPVSEWSKLLTAHADEWRISYLNKEYKICNSYPSAVIVPRHIEDKVIISSANFRDGGRFPVLCYRHDGGSVLLRSSQPMCGTTGKRCKEDERLLNAVLGPGRRGYIVDTRSVSQAQSCRIKGGGTEMDAAYPQWRKVHKAIPRPNDLADSFFKLIEACNDVTCSTSQWLSRLDNSGWLSAVQSALNAACVTAQCLHQEIAAVLVHGSAGRDSTLVVTSLAQAILNPDCRTIRGLQALIEREWIQAGHQFFNRTRHGPYHPANSQNSTHAPTFLLFLDCLYQLHYQFQFSFEYTVELLSELYNHAYCSNFGTFLGNSEAERVGLRLSERTCSLWSYINQPEELEKWLNPLYEPNSGVIWPSVAPISIQLWKELYLSCTSVAPWKGLLPCIKQVKHNHMAVKKVAGQLRVQIKRAIEEIHLDTDTSREIETQDEHACIEQLTLESQST; encoded by the exons ATGGAACTTAGCGACTTAATATTGATTCCAAAACTTAATAATGTTGTACTAATAGATAAAACCGATGGAAATAATAAATCCATAGATGGAACATTGTGCATTAGTAGCCATCATCTTCTTTGGTCGTCGCGACAAGACTCGCGGCAAGAACTCTGG CTTTTGTATCGAAACATTGATCTTAtagagaaaaaattcaatactcaAAGCCCGGGTGGTAGTATTATATTAAAGTGCAAAGATTTCCGGATTCTCCAATTAGATATCAATTCGGTGGATGACTTGACGAATGCTGCTctatctatagaaaaattaacgtCGCAAG AGCAAACTCTACAATATCCTTTCTTCAACAGACCGCAAACGATCAGTAATATTACTCTACAAATAGAGGATGGATGGAGCGCATTTGCTCCTGTTTCCGAGTGGTCTAAATTGTTGACCGCTCATGCGGACGAATGGCGtattagttatttaaataaagaatataaaatttgcaaTTCTTATCCTTCCGCTGTTATAGTACCTCGTCACATAGAAGATAAAGTTATAATATCTTCTGCTAATTTTAGAGATGGCGGAAGATTTCCTGTTCTATGTTATAGGCACGACGGCGGG AGTGTTTTATTAAGAAGTAGTCAACCGATGTGCGGTACTACAGGCAAAAGATGCAAAGAGGATGAAAGATTATTAAATGCAGTGTTAGGTCCAGGCAGACGTGG TTACATAGTAGATACAAGATCCGTTAGCCAAGCTCAAAGTTGTAGAATCAAAGGTGGTGGCACAGAAATGGATGCTGCTTATCCGCAATGGCGAAAAGTGCATAAAGCAATTCCACGTCCAAACGATTTAGCGGATagttttttcaaattgataGAAGCTTGTAACGACGTGACATGTTCTACTTCCCAATGGCTCTCAAGACTCGATAATAGTGGATGGCTGTCTGCCGTGCAGAGCGCTTTAAATGCTGCTTGTGTAACTGCTCAGTGTCTTCATCAAGAAATTGCAGCTGTATTGGTTCACG GAAGTGCTGGTAGAGATTCTACTTTAGTAGTAACTAGCTTAGCTCAAGCAATATTAAATCCGGACTGCAGAACAATACGCGGTCTTCAGGCTTTAATTGAACGCGAATGGATACAAGCCGGCcatcaatttttcaatcgtACACGTCACGGACCATACCATCCGGCAAATTCACAAAATTCAACACATGCTCcaacttttcttctttttttagatTGCCTTTATCAACTACATTATCAATTCCAATTTAGCTTCGAGTATACGGTAGAATTATTAAGTGAATTGTATAATCACGCATATTGCTCTAACTTTGGAACATTCCTAG GTAATTCAGAAGCAGAAAGAGTTGGTCTTCGATTATCAGAACGAACATGTAGTTTGTGGTCGTATATAAATCAACCGGAAGAATTAGAGAAATGGTTAAATCCTTTATACGAGCCAAATTCAGGAGTTATCTGGCCCAGTGTTGCACCAATTAGTATTCAATTATGGAAAGAACTTTATCTTTCTTGTACAAGTGTTGCTCCGTGGAAAGGTTTACTACCTTgcataaaacaagtaaaacatAATCACATGGCAGTAAAAAAAGTTGCTGGTCAACTACGAGTTCAGATCAAACGAGCAATAGAAGAAATACATTTAGATACTGATACATCTCGTGAAATAGAAACTCAAGATGAACACGCTTGTATAGAACAGTTAACTTTAGAATCTCAAAGTACCTGA